Part of the candidate division WOR-3 bacterium genome is shown below.
TTGACAGAACTGATACTATGGTTAGAATATAACTATGCCATTGACGCCGATTGAAATAAAAAACAAAAATTTCTCTACTGCTATTGGTGGCTTTAATAAAAAAGAGGTTAAAGCCTTTTTGGCCATAGTGAGTAAAGAAATCGAAGAATTACGCAATGAACGGGCAAGTTTAGCCCAAAAAGTCGACGAACTCTCAATGCGGATTGCGGGCATAGAAAAGACCGAAGCATTGTTAAAAGAAACCTTGATGACCGCACAAAAAGCGACTTCGGAAATAAAAGATAACGCCAAAAAAGAAGCCGAGTTGATAATTAGTAAAGCAAAAACCGAAGCAGAAAATATTAAACATCATCTTCAAGAGCAGATTCAAAGAATGGAAAAAGTAATTGCTGATTTGCAAGTGCAAAAGATTAATCTTATCAGTCAAATTAAATCAATGATTACAAATTTCTCAATGTTGATTGAACAGATGGAATCAAAGGAGAAGAAATCTTAATGTCTATGCATCAAACTAATATTTTTCAGAAAATTCAAGAAAGCGTCAGGTTTATTCGTAGTAAGATTGACGATAAACCGAATATCGGAATCATTTTAGGCACTGGGCTGGGAAAATTAGTATCAGACATAACGATTAAAAAAACAATCGATTATACGGAGATACCTCATTTTTTACGCCCAACAGTTGAAAGTCATTCTGGACGATTAATCTTTGGTCGATTAAGTGGTAAAAGAGTTGTCGCAATGCAAGGCCGATTTCACTATTATGAGGGTTATGATATGGCAGATATTACTCATCCGGTTCGTGTAATGAAAGAGTTAGGGGTAAAAATTCTGATTGTTTCAAATGCCAGCGGCGGCTTAAATCCACAATTTTCCGTTAGCGATATTATGGTGATAACTGACCACATTAATCTGATGGGCAATAATCCATTACGGGGAGTCAATGATACTAAATTAGGACCAAGATTTCCTGATATGTATAATTGCTATGATAAAGGACTAATTAAATTAGTTGAAGCAGTAGCATTAAAATCAAAGATTAAGATTCAAAAAGGTGTTTATGTTGCGGTCCATGGTCCTAATTTGGAAACTGCAGCCGAATATCGGTTTTTACGAATTATTGGCGGAGATGCGGTAGGTATGTCCACGGTTCCGGAAGTAATTGTCGCGCGACAAATTGGTCTTAAAGTTTTGGGTCTTTCCGTAATTACTGATATGGGGTTACCTGATGCAATGCAACCAGTAGCATTTACGCATGTTTTAGCCGCTGCCAATAAAGCCGAACCTAATTTGACCCGATTGATTCGTGAGGTTGTAAGGGCAATTCCTATAAATGAACTTCGCAAATAATTTGAATAAAAAATTCATTGTGTCATCAGTAAATAAATGCAACTTAATAGACAATGGAATAACTAACAAATATTCATGGAATTATCTGATTATGGATAATAAATTGATAATGATATGTGCATTTTGTGGTAACCAGGTCATCTGAAGTGAAAATTACCTCGAAAAAAAGTTTTCTTTTGATATTGTTAGTTCTAATAGTATTGCTCGCTTGTGCAAAACGAAAAACAGTAATGGTTAATTACAATCCGGAAGAAGATTTTAACCGAGCACTCAGTGCCTTTGAATCTAAGCAATATAATAAAGCAATTGAGATGTTTCAGAATGTTCTTTTTAATTATCCGGGCACAAGTTATGCGGGTGATGCTCAGTTTTATATTGCTAATGCTTACTTTATGAAAAAGAATTATCGTGATGCAATTTATGAGTTCGAATTTTTTATCAAAAGTTTTTTAGGAAGCCAATATTTAGAAGAGGCTTATTATAAATTAGCCCTTTGCTATTACTATTTAGCACCGACCGTAATCCGAGACCAATCATTTTTATATAAAACGGTTGAGATTTTAGATGAACTTCAAGAAAAGTTTCCTGCGACTAAATATACAGATGAGATTAATAGGTTAAAAAGAGAAGTTGCGGAACGATGGGCGCAAAAGGAATTTATTGTTGGCGAATTGTATTATAAAGCCGGGGAATTGACTTCTGCTCAGGTATACTTTCAGTACTTGCTGGATAATTTTCCTTCGACCAAATGGGCCGAACGAAGCACTTTGCTTTTAGCACAAATTTATGAAAAAAAAGACTCTTTAGATAAGGCGATTAACCTTTATCAAATGTTATCGAATGCCACCGAAACTGATACGGCAATAAAAAAGATTGCCCAAATGCGACTGAAACAATTAGGAGTAAGTCCTTAAATGTTATGGCCAAAGATTTTCCTAAAAAAATTGGCATTTTCGGTGGTGCATTTAATCCGATTCATTTAGGCCATCTGGTCACAGTAGAAGAGGTTAGAGAAAGATTGAAATTAGATAAAATTATTTTTATTCCGACATTTTTACCGCCACATAAGAAAAAAATTGTTGATTATCGTCATCGCCGTTCAATGGTTAAATTAGCAATTAAAAATAACCCGAATTTTGAAATCTCGGATATTGAAAAACGAATCAAGGGAAAGTCGTTTACAATTGAAACATTGAAATTATTATCGAAAAAATACCCTAAAGCCCGATTCTATTTAATTATTGGTGCAGATGAGTATTTGTTATTAAACACTTGGCATGAACCAGAGAAATTATCTCAATATGCAACTTTGGTTGTGATGTTAAGACCGCGCCAAGAGATTGATACTATCTACCCCAAGTTTGTTAATACCAAGATTATCAAAGTGACTCAAATTGATATATCGAGTAGTGAAATTAGACAAGCAATAAAATTAGGTAGAAGTGTGAGATATAAAATTTGCGATGCAGTTTATAATTATATTAAGAAAAATAAACTTTATTTAGAATAATTAAACACTTTGGAGGCATAAATGATAAATTATCTATATGGACAAGGACAAACACCATCTGGTGGAAATCCGATAATCGGTTTTTTACCAATAATTTTGATTATTGTCATTCTGTATTTTTTGATGATACTACCACAACAACGAAGACAAAAGAAGCATGCTCAGATGCTGGCTGAACTTAAAAGAGGTGACCGCGTAGTTCTCTCCAGTGGTATTTACGGTGTGATTACTAATGTTAAAGAGAGAACTTTTATGGTCAAAATTGCGGAGAATGCTGAGATTGAAATTGAAAAGACATCTATTGCTTACAAGTTATAGGAATTTTTTGTTTTTATAGATATTTTTGCTTATAAATAATAGGTATTCTTATCAGAATGAAAGGCGAAAATCGGAAAATCCGTTTATACGGTGACCCAATACTAAGAAAGAAGGCAAGACCAGTAAAAAAAATTGATAACTCAATTAAGAAGATAATCGCAGATTTAAAAGTAACTATGGTAACGCAAGATGGCTTAGGCTTAGCCGCAAATCAAATTGGCGAATTGGTTTCGATTTTCTGCTTTAATCCCGAACCAGTTAATGTAAAGAAGGACTCATCAGCACCCAATGATATTGAACCAATGGTTGTTATCAATCCTGAAATAATTAAATACGAAGGAGAAGAGGAAAGAGAAGAAGCCTGCTTATCAATTCCCAATATTGTTGAAGTTGTCTTGCGAGCCAAAGAAGTTGTTGTGAGAGGATTAGATGAAAACGGAAAACCTATTCAGATTGAAGGTAAAGGATTGCTTGCCCGAGTGTTTCAACACGAAATTGACCACCTTAACGGAATTTTATTTATCGACCATTTGTCACCAATTCGGCAGCAGATGTTAAAAAAACAACTGGAGGCAATAAGTCAAAAAAATCGCCAGACTTAAAACTGTTAAATCAAAGAGTTACTAATAATATGAAAGTCTTGTTCTGGGGAACATCTAAATTTGGAACTCGTAGTTTAGAAGCGATGGTTCAAAGTGGTTATGAGATAATTGGTGTTGTGACATCCCCTGAAAGACCTTCAGGTCGTGGATTAAAAATGCAACCGAGTCCGATAAAAATTACTGCTCAAAAGTTAAACTTAAAAATATTTGAGCCGGATAATCCTAACACCAATGAATTTTATGAAACTTTGCGTAATGAACAAATTGATATCTGTGTATTGGTCGCATATGGCTTTATTATAAAACCGCTACTTTTAGGATTACCCAGTAAAGGCTTTGTTAATCTTCATCCTTCACTATTACCCAAATATCGTGGAGCCGCACCCATTCAACGAGCAATAATGCAGGGAGAACAGAAAACTGGTGTTACTACTTTTTTTATGAATGAAAGAATGGATGCCGGTCCAATTATTTTACAAGCAGAGACAGAAATTGGTATTAATGAAACCTATGATGAATTAAGTGAACGATTAGCTCATATAGGTGCCGAGATTTTATTACAGACACTTAATCTAATTAAAGAAAATAAAGTTTCCGTAAGACCACAAGATGATAATCAAGTGACTTTTGCACCAAAGATAAAGAAAGAGGAGTGTTTGATAAATTGGCATTTTAGCGCTAAAACGCTTCATAATTTGATTCGCGGTTTATCTTCAGAACCTGGGGCTTGGACCTATTTTCGCAATCGAATAACAAAGATATTAAAAACTGAACTATTAACTGATACCATAGCAGGCTTAAGTAAATATAAACCAGGTGAAATATTACCTAATAAAAAAAGTTTACTTGTCGCAACTCAGGATGGCGTACTTAAAATATTGTCTTTGAAAATAGAAGGTGGAAAATTAATTAGTGGCGTTGATTTTATTAATGGTCAGCGAGTTCAAACTGGCGAATGTTTCGTTTCAATATGAGGTTTATTCATTGGCTATTAATTATTATTGGTGCATTTGGATTAGGTGTTATAATCTTTAATTTTTTAATTATGCCTTGGATTATTGGCCGAGGAAAAGAAGTAATTGTTCCCAATTTGATTGGTAAATCTTTGATTGAAGCACAAAAAATTCTGGAAGCTCAGAACCTTGCATTAGGCAAGACCGAAGAAATATTTGATACAATTTTTCCCATTGGTTATGTGGTTCAACAAAAACCTAAACCAGGAAGTATTGTTAAACCTGGGCGACCAATAATTCTCTATCTGAGCAAAGGAACAAGAAAGATAAAAGTGCCATTTTTATTACAAATGCCGTTAGAACGGGCGATGACAATTTTGTCTAACATCGGACTTATTCCGACTTCAATAGAAACTATTAGGTCAATTACTACAGGACAAGGCAAAGTAATTGGAATTGAACCAGAACCTGGTTCAGAAATTTCTCTCGGAACACCTATAAAATTATTGGTCTCAGGTGGACCAGCAGGAGCCTTTTTAATGCCTAATTTTGTTGGGGTGCCAATAAATATTGCAATTGATTCTGTTGTTAAGTGTGGTTTAGTTATCGGCACAATTCAAGAGCAAGAAGTAGAATCTGAAGCAGAAGCCGGAATGGTTGTGATTCAATACCCTGAAGATGGTATGCGCGTAAAAACTGGTGATACGATAAAACTGATTGTGGGAAAGAGAGCAAAATGAAGATTGCAGCATCAATTCTAAATTGTAATTTTTTGAATTTAGGTGATGAAATTAAAAAAATCCAACTCGCCGGTATTGATGCAATTCATTTGGATGTAATGGATGGTCATTTTGTGCCTAATCTTAGTTTCGGTGTTCCGATATTAAAAGCAATTAAGCCAATATTAAAAGTTCCTATCATAAGCCATTTGATGGTAAAAGAACCAGAGAAGATGCTCGAATATTTTATTCCTGATTCTGATGGTATAATTTTTCATATTGAAGCCACCAATAAACCAAATCAATGTCTTAAACTTATTAACGATGCCAGGAAGGTAACGGGTATTGCCTTAAATCCAGATACACCAATAGAGCAGGTTGAACCATTCCTTGATTTAATTGATGAGATTTTAATAATGAGTGTATATCCAGGATTTGGTGGTCAGACATTTATTCCTGGAACTATTACCAAGATTATCAAGACAAAAGAAATGATAAAAAATAAAAACATGCAAATTATGATAGCAGTAGATGGTGGAGTTAATCTTGATAACAGCAAAGAACTAATAAGCGCCGGTGTCGATATTCTAATAACAGGAACAGCAATATTTCATTCTAAAGATTATGTCGAAACGATTAGAAGATTTCGATGTTTGAAATAACTAACAAATTTAGTCAAAAATTATAATTACATCCCAAAGCAAACGATGTTTGAAATAATTACCGATAAATTCGTTAAATTACAAAGAAAATTATTAGGTTATGGTCGGCTCAGTTCCAAAGAAATATCAGAGGCAATAAGAGAAATTCGAATCACTTTACTCTCAGCCGATGTTAACTATAAAGTCGTGGGTGAGTTCATCCGAGAGTTGCAAACAAAAATCGAAGAGAAAAAAATCGTTGAGAGTTTAAGACCCGGCGAATTGATAAATGTTGTTTTATATGAAGAATTAGTTAAACTATTAGGTGAAAAACCCGCAAAACTACAATTTACTCGAACTCCAACAATAATAAATTTAGTTGGTCTACAAGGAACAGGCAAAACAACGACAGCAGGCAAATTAGCCGCAAAATATAAGAACAAAAAACCACTTTTGGTTGCCTGTGATGTTAAAAGGCCAGCAGCCTCAGAACAATTGAGATTATTAGCCCAAAGAGTCGGTTGTGACTTTTTCCCAGTTGGAGACGATGCACTTAAAACTTGTCTTTTAGCATTAGCCCAAGCAAAGGATAGAGGAAACCAGTTAATAATTTTCGATACTGCTGGACGATTGCATATTAATGAAGAGTTAATGCAGGAATTAAAAACAATCAAAGAAAAAACTAATCCAGATTATACTTTATTAGTTGTCGATGGGATGGTGGGGCAAGATGCGGTCTCGCAAGCACAAGAATTTCATAATGCATTGAATATTTCTGGTGCAATTGTGACAAAACTCGATGGTGACGCTAAAGGAGGTGCCGTGGTGTCGATTCGGAAAGTGACATCAGTACCAATATATTTTATCGGAACCGGTGAGAAAATAGAAGATTTAGAAGAATTTTATCCTGACCGAATCAGCACCCGAATTTTAGGACTGGGAGATATAAAAACACTTCAAGAAAAAGTTGCTTCCGCAATTTCACCCAAAGAACAAGAAGTAGTTGCAGAAAAATTTCTTAAAGGAAAATTCGATTTTAATGATTTTCTGAACCAATTGAAATCAATTAGAAAAATGGGGAGTATATCAAAATTGCTTTCAATGATACCCGGAGCAAAAAACTTAAAAGGATTGGAAAATATCGACGATAAAGATTTTATCCGGGTTGAAGCAATAATTCAATCAATGACCAAGGAAGAACGAGAGAATCCTGAAATTATTGACGGCTCAAGACGAAAACGGATTGCAATCGGCAGTGGAACATCAGTCGAAGATGTCAACCGCTTACTAAAGGAATTCCGTCAAGCCAAGCAATTGATGCAAAGTATGGGTTCTGGAAAACTGAAGTTCTTTAATAGGTAATAAATGTGATAATATCAAAATTCAAATCGTAAAATGCCAAATCAAATATTAAAATTTTTGATATTTTATTCGTATTTTAGACATTTGATTTTTAATATTTAATTTAATAAATGGAGGCATTATGTTTTGTCGTAATTGTGGAAGAGAAGTATCCGAAAAAGCAGAAATCTGTATTCATTGTGGAGCAAGACCATTGA
Proteins encoded:
- a CDS encoding DivIVA domain-containing protein, translated to MPLTPIEIKNKNFSTAIGGFNKKEVKAFLAIVSKEIEELRNERASLAQKVDELSMRIAGIEKTEALLKETLMTAQKATSEIKDNAKKEAELIISKAKTEAENIKHHLQEQIQRMEKVIADLQVQKINLISQIKSMITNFSMLIEQMESKEKKS
- a CDS encoding purine-nucleoside phosphorylase, giving the protein MSMHQTNIFQKIQESVRFIRSKIDDKPNIGIILGTGLGKLVSDITIKKTIDYTEIPHFLRPTVESHSGRLIFGRLSGKRVVAMQGRFHYYEGYDMADITHPVRVMKELGVKILIVSNASGGLNPQFSVSDIMVITDHINLMGNNPLRGVNDTKLGPRFPDMYNCYDKGLIKLVEAVALKSKIKIQKGVYVAVHGPNLETAAEYRFLRIIGGDAVGMSTVPEVIVARQIGLKVLGLSVITDMGLPDAMQPVAFTHVLAAANKAEPNLTRLIREVVRAIPINELRK
- the bamD gene encoding outer membrane protein assembly factor BamD, encoding MKITSKKSFLLILLVLIVLLACAKRKTVMVNYNPEEDFNRALSAFESKQYNKAIEMFQNVLFNYPGTSYAGDAQFYIANAYFMKKNYRDAIYEFEFFIKSFLGSQYLEEAYYKLALCYYYLAPTVIRDQSFLYKTVEILDELQEKFPATKYTDEINRLKREVAERWAQKEFIVGELYYKAGELTSAQVYFQYLLDNFPSTKWAERSTLLLAQIYEKKDSLDKAINLYQMLSNATETDTAIKKIAQMRLKQLGVSP
- the nadD gene encoding nicotinate (nicotinamide) nucleotide adenylyltransferase codes for the protein MAKDFPKKIGIFGGAFNPIHLGHLVTVEEVRERLKLDKIIFIPTFLPPHKKKIVDYRHRRSMVKLAIKNNPNFEISDIEKRIKGKSFTIETLKLLSKKYPKARFYLIIGADEYLLLNTWHEPEKLSQYATLVVMLRPRQEIDTIYPKFVNTKIIKVTQIDISSSEIRQAIKLGRSVRYKICDAVYNYIKKNKLYLE
- the yajC gene encoding preprotein translocase subunit YajC, giving the protein MINYLYGQGQTPSGGNPIIGFLPIILIIVILYFLMILPQQRRQKKHAQMLAELKRGDRVVLSSGIYGVITNVKERTFMVKIAENAEIEIEKTSIAYKL
- the def gene encoding peptide deformylase, coding for MKGENRKIRLYGDPILRKKARPVKKIDNSIKKIIADLKVTMVTQDGLGLAANQIGELVSIFCFNPEPVNVKKDSSAPNDIEPMVVINPEIIKYEGEEEREEACLSIPNIVEVVLRAKEVVVRGLDENGKPIQIEGKGLLARVFQHEIDHLNGILFIDHLSPIRQQMLKKQLEAISQKNRQT
- the fmt gene encoding methionyl-tRNA formyltransferase, which codes for MKVLFWGTSKFGTRSLEAMVQSGYEIIGVVTSPERPSGRGLKMQPSPIKITAQKLNLKIFEPDNPNTNEFYETLRNEQIDICVLVAYGFIIKPLLLGLPSKGFVNLHPSLLPKYRGAAPIQRAIMQGEQKTGVTTFFMNERMDAGPIILQAETEIGINETYDELSERLAHIGAEILLQTLNLIKENKVSVRPQDDNQVTFAPKIKKEECLINWHFSAKTLHNLIRGLSSEPGAWTYFRNRITKILKTELLTDTIAGLSKYKPGEILPNKKSLLVATQDGVLKILSLKIEGGKLISGVDFINGQRVQTGECFVSI
- a CDS encoding PASTA domain-containing protein; translated protein: MRFIHWLLIIIGAFGLGVIIFNFLIMPWIIGRGKEVIVPNLIGKSLIEAQKILEAQNLALGKTEEIFDTIFPIGYVVQQKPKPGSIVKPGRPIILYLSKGTRKIKVPFLLQMPLERAMTILSNIGLIPTSIETIRSITTGQGKVIGIEPEPGSEISLGTPIKLLVSGGPAGAFLMPNFVGVPINIAIDSVVKCGLVIGTIQEQEVESEAEAGMVVIQYPEDGMRVKTGDTIKLIVGKRAK
- the rpe gene encoding ribulose-phosphate 3-epimerase, giving the protein MKIAASILNCNFLNLGDEIKKIQLAGIDAIHLDVMDGHFVPNLSFGVPILKAIKPILKVPIISHLMVKEPEKMLEYFIPDSDGIIFHIEATNKPNQCLKLINDARKVTGIALNPDTPIEQVEPFLDLIDEILIMSVYPGFGGQTFIPGTITKIIKTKEMIKNKNMQIMIAVDGGVNLDNSKELISAGVDILITGTAIFHSKDYVETIRRFRCLK
- the ffh gene encoding signal recognition particle protein, with product MFEIITDKFVKLQRKLLGYGRLSSKEISEAIREIRITLLSADVNYKVVGEFIRELQTKIEEKKIVESLRPGELINVVLYEELVKLLGEKPAKLQFTRTPTIINLVGLQGTGKTTTAGKLAAKYKNKKPLLVACDVKRPAASEQLRLLAQRVGCDFFPVGDDALKTCLLALAQAKDRGNQLIIFDTAGRLHINEELMQELKTIKEKTNPDYTLLVVDGMVGQDAVSQAQEFHNALNISGAIVTKLDGDAKGGAVVSIRKVTSVPIYFIGTGEKIEDLEEFYPDRISTRILGLGDIKTLQEKVASAISPKEQEVVAEKFLKGKFDFNDFLNQLKSIRKMGSISKLLSMIPGAKNLKGLENIDDKDFIRVEAIIQSMTKEERENPEIIDGSRRKRIAIGSGTSVEDVNRLLKEFRQAKQLMQSMGSGKLKFFNR